The Caulifigura coniformis genome includes a region encoding these proteins:
- a CDS encoding DEAD/DEAH box helicase, with translation MNGFGFHPVVSDWFSSRYAGPTEPQAQGWPHIAAGEHTLIAAPTGSGKTLTAFLAVIDRLFKEAAAGQLRDGMRVIYISPLRALSNDMRRNLEIPLNEIYEQAQAAGVSVPQLRVGLRTGDTPASQRQALVKKPPHIFVTTPESLYLMLTSRRGREALRTTDTVIVDEIHALVRDKRGSHLALSLERLEALCGRRLQRIGISATQKPIERMAEFLVGGPDRPSPSTLEEAGTWQPSLFESPERGVSRQAGSGKASTTGGVARTETIDSGSEQDLFPPIPCAIVDVGHVRQLDLGIEIPTNSELSAACSAEQWSSLHERMVELIQSHRSTLIFVNTRRMAERVTFALTQLLGEDHVAAHHGSLSAESRLTTEQRLKHGQIKAVVATSSLELGIDVGYIDLVIQIGSPGAIAAFLQRIGRSGHALGLIPKGRLLAMTRDELVECMALVRAVKSRRLDVIQIPEAPVDVLAQQIVAECAATEWDTDELFATLRRAYPYRDLERKTFDETLRFLAEGLTSTSGRTRTFLHHDHVNRRIRGRKGAGLTAINNGGAIPEVDNYRVVVEPENTVVGSVDEEFAVESASGDIFLLGNSSWQIIGLRGNDLRVADAHGAPPTIPFWRGEAPGRTFELSEEVSRLRSDLEKLLTQEGANGVATWEGEVPFEPDRLNEPVSTSESAQWQNSADAALDWPACGDFDASESQSTGSPTGDSPSQTADLDRVVRWLLAETHCTTDAALQVATYVASEKAAIGLLPTQDRVVFERFFDESGGMQLVVHAPFGARINRAWGLAMRKRFCRSFDFELQATADDDGFILSLGPQHSFPIESLFPMLRCDNAYKLLEQAVIYVPMFQVRWRWNATRALFVERQRNGQKVPPAIQRFRSQDTMTAVFPKLTGCQEEHTGDHEIPEHPLVQQTMHDCLYEAVDLAGLMKVLERVEKGEITFVARDTREPSPFTYELLNANPYAFLDGGEVQERRARAVSTRRTLNPEELRDLGKLDPQAIETVIGEAQPLIRSADELHDVLQSRFAVRAESHWQPFYLQLEKAGRAASVTRPDGVHAWVPTERWPAIQTLWKGIESTPPLVAPSTVRHDWDDVEVRVTMIRGFVESAGPMTAIEIAETLGLSESEVFTALEAIEAEGIVIRGQFREGGFLEREPEAREFERADARAAAKAAEETLATPPAISGGLNDKSRNVEWCHRALLSRIHRLTIAGLRRDVQPVDAATYQRFLFRHQGVMTGCRRQGANGLFEVVGQLQGLDIPTVCWERDILPLRVENYRKEWLDELSLSGEVTWGRLHPPARDPEKSRPTASLTRVAPISLFLREDREWLVETAGETRVEDLSSPAQEVVELLQARGAMFSTDIQTAAKLLPSQVEDVLGELVARGFITADGFSGLRNLVRESTTGESALSGAPTMAKLIRKRRSSQSVGRWSLWRTRGDGEAPASPRAGERASDRRGPAGTSSSRNETVEHWAWQLLRRWGVVYRDLLDRESGAPKWWELVRVYRRMEARGEIRGGRFIKGVAGEQYCAAETVATLRKLRADDSRSETVVFSAADPLNLAGIITSGPRIPAQAGNRVAYVNGVLAADWQAGRITWHAGCTEELRLRIRERLLNSVEPKQRTSVAETPAPSDAVMIQAGPLPPPAPRTDALSPRKEADPFPLEGPVPPGRNLHIRIPKSKPTPQGSPFPKF, from the coding sequence ATGAACGGATTCGGGTTCCACCCTGTCGTCAGCGACTGGTTCAGCAGTCGGTATGCCGGCCCCACGGAGCCGCAGGCCCAGGGCTGGCCGCACATCGCCGCCGGAGAGCACACCCTGATCGCTGCGCCGACCGGCAGCGGCAAGACCCTGACGGCCTTCCTCGCGGTCATTGATCGTCTCTTCAAGGAAGCGGCCGCGGGTCAACTCCGCGACGGAATGCGTGTCATTTACATCTCTCCGCTGCGCGCGCTGTCCAACGACATGCGGCGCAATCTCGAAATTCCATTGAACGAGATCTACGAGCAGGCACAGGCCGCCGGCGTCTCGGTTCCACAACTCCGGGTCGGTCTCCGAACGGGCGATACGCCTGCCAGTCAGCGGCAGGCTCTCGTCAAGAAGCCGCCGCACATCTTCGTTACCACTCCCGAATCGCTCTACCTGATGCTGACGAGCCGCCGCGGCCGCGAGGCGCTGCGGACGACCGACACGGTGATCGTCGACGAGATTCATGCGCTGGTTCGCGACAAGCGCGGCTCCCATCTCGCCCTCAGCCTGGAGCGTCTCGAGGCGCTTTGCGGCCGCCGACTGCAGCGAATCGGAATCTCTGCCACGCAAAAGCCGATCGAGCGGATGGCCGAATTCCTGGTCGGCGGCCCTGACCGGCCGTCTCCTTCAACACTCGAGGAGGCCGGGACGTGGCAGCCTTCACTGTTCGAATCTCCGGAACGGGGAGTCTCTCGCCAGGCCGGTTCCGGAAAGGCGAGCACGACGGGCGGAGTCGCCCGGACCGAAACGATCGACTCCGGAAGTGAACAGGATCTTTTCCCTCCCATTCCTTGTGCCATCGTCGATGTCGGACACGTGCGGCAGCTCGACCTGGGGATCGAAATCCCGACGAACAGCGAGCTCTCCGCGGCATGCAGTGCCGAGCAATGGTCGAGCCTGCACGAGCGGATGGTCGAACTGATCCAGTCGCACCGCAGCACGCTGATCTTTGTCAACACGCGCCGCATGGCCGAACGCGTGACGTTCGCGCTGACCCAGCTGCTCGGAGAAGACCACGTCGCCGCACATCACGGCTCGCTCTCGGCAGAATCCCGACTGACGACGGAGCAGCGACTGAAGCACGGTCAGATCAAGGCCGTGGTCGCGACGTCGTCGCTCGAGCTCGGTATCGACGTTGGCTACATCGACCTCGTGATCCAGATTGGATCGCCGGGCGCCATTGCAGCGTTTCTCCAACGGATCGGCCGGTCGGGGCATGCCCTGGGTCTCATCCCCAAAGGCCGCCTCCTCGCGATGACCCGTGACGAACTGGTCGAGTGCATGGCGCTGGTCCGGGCAGTGAAGTCGCGCCGACTGGACGTCATCCAGATTCCGGAAGCTCCGGTCGACGTCCTCGCGCAGCAGATCGTCGCCGAGTGCGCGGCCACGGAATGGGACACGGACGAGCTCTTCGCCACGCTCCGCAGGGCATATCCCTACCGCGATCTCGAGCGGAAGACGTTCGATGAGACCTTGCGGTTCCTGGCGGAGGGACTGACTTCCACGTCAGGGCGCACCCGCACGTTCCTGCATCACGATCACGTCAACCGCCGCATCCGCGGCCGCAAAGGGGCGGGGCTGACAGCCATCAACAACGGCGGAGCGATCCCGGAAGTCGACAACTATCGGGTCGTCGTCGAACCGGAGAACACCGTCGTCGGCTCCGTCGACGAAGAGTTCGCAGTCGAGAGCGCGAGCGGCGACATTTTCCTTCTCGGCAATTCGTCGTGGCAGATCATCGGCCTGCGCGGCAACGACCTGCGCGTGGCCGACGCGCATGGCGCCCCGCCGACCATTCCGTTCTGGCGCGGTGAAGCGCCGGGACGGACGTTTGAACTGTCGGAGGAAGTCTCCCGGTTGCGGAGCGACCTGGAGAAGCTTCTCACACAAGAAGGTGCGAATGGGGTCGCGACATGGGAGGGCGAGGTTCCCTTCGAGCCGGATCGGCTGAACGAGCCTGTCTCGACGAGCGAATCTGCGCAGTGGCAGAATTCAGCAGACGCCGCGTTGGATTGGCCGGCGTGCGGGGATTTCGATGCGAGCGAGTCGCAATCGACGGGAAGCCCCACGGGCGACTCGCCCTCACAGACGGCCGACCTCGATCGTGTCGTCCGGTGGCTGCTGGCTGAAACACACTGCACGACGGACGCCGCTCTGCAGGTCGCGACCTATGTGGCCTCGGAGAAGGCTGCGATCGGCCTTCTGCCGACACAGGATCGCGTCGTCTTTGAACGCTTCTTTGATGAATCGGGGGGGATGCAACTTGTCGTTCACGCTCCCTTCGGGGCACGCATCAATCGTGCGTGGGGCCTTGCGATGCGGAAACGCTTCTGCCGGTCGTTTGACTTCGAACTCCAGGCGACGGCTGACGACGACGGCTTCATTCTCTCGCTCGGGCCGCAACACAGCTTTCCGATCGAGAGCCTGTTCCCGATGCTGCGCTGCGACAACGCCTACAAGCTGCTCGAACAGGCAGTGATCTACGTCCCGATGTTCCAGGTCCGCTGGCGGTGGAACGCGACGCGGGCGCTGTTCGTCGAGCGCCAGCGCAACGGCCAGAAAGTGCCACCGGCGATCCAGCGGTTTCGCTCCCAGGACACGATGACGGCTGTCTTCCCGAAGCTGACCGGCTGCCAGGAAGAACATACGGGGGACCATGAAATTCCCGAGCACCCGCTCGTCCAGCAGACGATGCACGACTGCCTGTACGAGGCGGTCGACCTGGCGGGCCTGATGAAAGTGCTGGAGCGCGTCGAGAAAGGGGAGATCACATTTGTCGCCCGCGACACCCGGGAACCGTCTCCCTTCACCTATGAACTCCTGAATGCGAATCCGTATGCGTTCCTCGACGGCGGCGAGGTGCAGGAACGCCGGGCCCGGGCCGTCTCGACGCGCCGGACACTCAACCCGGAAGAGCTTCGCGACCTCGGCAAGCTCGATCCGCAGGCAATCGAGACCGTCATCGGCGAAGCGCAGCCGCTCATTCGCTCGGCCGACGAACTGCACGATGTCCTCCAGTCCCGTTTCGCGGTGCGGGCGGAGTCACACTGGCAGCCATTTTATCTCCAACTGGAAAAGGCCGGCCGCGCCGCCAGCGTCACGCGGCCGGATGGGGTTCATGCCTGGGTTCCCACCGAGCGCTGGCCGGCCATCCAGACGCTGTGGAAAGGCATCGAGTCGACTCCGCCGCTCGTGGCCCCTTCCACCGTCCGCCACGACTGGGACGACGTCGAAGTCCGCGTCACGATGATCCGCGGATTCGTGGAGTCCGCCGGCCCGATGACGGCCATCGAGATTGCCGAGACTCTGGGCCTCAGCGAATCCGAAGTATTCACGGCCCTGGAAGCAATTGAAGCAGAAGGCATCGTCATCCGCGGTCAGTTCCGCGAGGGCGGTTTTCTCGAGCGTGAGCCTGAGGCCAGGGAGTTTGAGAGGGCCGATGCCCGGGCCGCGGCCAAGGCCGCCGAAGAGACGCTTGCCACTCCCCCGGCGATCTCCGGGGGGCTCAACGACAAGTCCCGGAATGTCGAATGGTGCCACCGCGCGCTCCTCAGCCGCATCCATCGGCTGACGATTGCCGGCCTGCGTCGTGATGTGCAGCCCGTCGACGCCGCGACCTACCAGCGGTTCCTCTTCCGTCATCAGGGAGTGATGACTGGCTGCCGTCGCCAGGGAGCGAATGGCCTGTTCGAAGTGGTCGGTCAGCTCCAGGGGCTTGATATTCCGACCGTCTGCTGGGAACGGGACATCCTCCCGCTGCGAGTCGAGAATTACCGCAAGGAATGGCTCGATGAGCTCTCGCTTTCCGGCGAAGTGACCTGGGGACGCCTGCATCCCCCTGCCCGCGATCCCGAGAAATCGCGACCGACGGCCAGCCTCACACGGGTGGCGCCGATCTCGCTGTTTCTCCGGGAAGACCGCGAATGGCTGGTCGAGACCGCGGGAGAAACGCGTGTGGAAGACCTCAGCTCACCTGCCCAGGAAGTCGTGGAGTTGCTGCAGGCGCGTGGCGCCATGTTTTCGACCGACATTCAAACGGCGGCGAAGCTCCTGCCGTCGCAGGTCGAAGACGTCCTCGGCGAGCTCGTAGCCCGTGGCTTCATTACGGCCGATGGTTTTTCAGGACTGCGAAACCTCGTCCGCGAATCGACGACCGGCGAGTCGGCGCTGTCCGGAGCGCCGACGATGGCCAAGCTCATTCGGAAGCGCCGTTCATCGCAGAGCGTCGGACGCTGGTCACTCTGGCGGACCAGAGGTGATGGCGAAGCTCCCGCTTCACCGCGCGCCGGAGAACGGGCATCCGATCGTCGCGGTCCGGCGGGGACCTCTTCCTCGCGAAATGAAACCGTTGAGCATTGGGCGTGGCAGCTCCTGCGCCGCTGGGGCGTCGTCTACCGCGACCTGCTCGACCGCGAGAGTGGGGCTCCGAAATGGTGGGAACTCGTCCGCGTGTATCGCCGCATGGAAGCCCGCGGCGAGATCCGTGGCGGACGATTCATCAAGGGCGTGGCCGGCGAGCAGTATTGCGCGGCCGAAACGGTCGCCACACTCCGCAAGCTCCGGGCCGATGATTCCCGATCCGAAACCGTCGTCTTCTCGGCGGCCGACCCTCTGAACCTCGCCGGCATCATTACAAGCGGGCCGCGGATTCCGGCCCAGGCGGGGAACCGCGTCGCCTATGTGAACGGCGTCCTCGCCGCCGACTGGCAAGCGGGCCGCATCACCTGGCATGCCGGCTGTACCGAAGAACTGCGGCTCCGTATTCGCGAGCGGCTGCTGAACAGCGTCGAGCCCAAACAGCGGACAAGCGTCGCCGAGACGCCCGCCCCCAGCGACGCCGTCATGATCCAGGCCGGCCCGCTCCCCCCGCCCGCTCCGCGAACCGACGCATTGAGTCCTCGCAAAGAGGCAGACCCGTTCCCGCTGGAAGGCCCGGTCCCGCCGGGACGGAACCTGCACATCCGAATCCCGAAATCGAAACCGACCCCACAGGGCTCGCCATTCCCGAAATTCTGA
- a CDS encoding TrmH family RNA methyltransferase, translating to MPTISFAENLSGCYGYAKQPADFRRIVNISSVRKPDAANAMARQSNRHQLPSQGSAEHFALWDYYHEYVTPERRARLAEVLRKRTRRIAVVLEDVRQSHNVSAVLRSCDAFGLQDVHVLEPTESFDPSTKVALGSQQWLTIRRATGADAIGRGIETLKNQGYRIVATVPPGSGAVPFEEINLDGPVAVVFGNEKYGITSEMAAAADQLTTIPMHGFVESLNISVAAALLIQSLSSRIRATRNDWELSSAEYEDLLFEWTRKSIPAVEFIEQRWLAERRAVAGPSHSRQPAAVE from the coding sequence ATGCCCACCATATCGTTCGCCGAAAACCTCTCTGGCTGCTACGGTTACGCAAAGCAGCCAGCCGATTTCCGGCGGATTGTGAACATCAGCAGTGTCCGGAAACCGGATGCCGCCAACGCCATGGCTCGACAGAGTAATCGACATCAATTGCCCTCTCAAGGTTCGGCGGAGCACTTTGCGCTCTGGGACTACTATCACGAGTACGTCACGCCGGAACGACGGGCACGACTGGCAGAAGTCCTCCGGAAAAGAACCCGCCGGATTGCCGTCGTCCTCGAGGACGTCCGCCAGAGTCATAACGTCAGTGCGGTCCTCCGCTCCTGCGACGCGTTTGGTCTCCAGGATGTCCATGTCCTCGAACCGACGGAATCCTTCGATCCCTCCACGAAAGTCGCTCTCGGCTCGCAGCAATGGCTGACGATCCGCCGCGCAACGGGAGCAGACGCCATCGGCCGCGGCATCGAGACACTCAAGAATCAGGGATATCGGATCGTCGCGACCGTTCCGCCGGGGTCGGGCGCGGTGCCGTTCGAGGAGATCAACCTGGACGGACCGGTCGCGGTGGTCTTCGGAAACGAAAAGTATGGGATCACGTCGGAGATGGCTGCTGCAGCGGATCAGTTGACGACCATCCCGATGCACGGATTTGTTGAGAGTCTCAACATTTCCGTGGCGGCGGCCCTGCTGATTCAGAGCCTCTCGTCCCGAATCCGGGCGACGCGGAATGACTGGGAGCTGTCCAGCGCCGAGTACGAGGACCTGTTGTTCGAATGGACCCGCAAGTCGATTCCGGCCGTCGAGTTCATTGAGCAGCGCTGGCTTGCGGAGCGTCGCGCGGTTGCCGGACCATCGCATTCACGACAGCCGGCGGCCGTCGAATGA
- a CDS encoding RNA polymerase sigma factor, with translation MATTTRTNQRVSSEAELETQSSDARLVEEARRGSSASFAKLVQRYERRLIRVISRFVRDADQAEDLAQETFLRVYQRLDQFDPARRFGPWLFRIGVNLCLDHHRRRRRRIWGWLFSDSGTENWPDPAVADPRVKQDTAQEVQAVIAQIAEKYRVVLVLRDMENFSTSEIAAILNRREATIRWRLAEARIRFQQLWEVRQGRGRAAAAASEGAAP, from the coding sequence ATGGCGACCACAACCCGGACCAATCAGCGGGTCTCGTCGGAAGCGGAACTGGAAACGCAATCCAGCGACGCCCGACTGGTGGAAGAAGCTCGCCGGGGTTCCTCAGCCTCCTTTGCAAAGCTCGTACAGCGCTACGAACGGCGGTTGATCCGCGTCATCAGCCGGTTTGTCCGCGATGCCGATCAGGCGGAAGACCTCGCCCAGGAGACATTCCTTCGCGTTTACCAGCGGCTCGACCAGTTCGATCCCGCGCGTCGCTTCGGTCCCTGGTTGTTCCGGATCGGCGTCAATCTCTGCCTCGATCATCATCGCCGGCGGCGACGGAGGATCTGGGGCTGGCTGTTCAGCGACAGCGGCACGGAGAACTGGCCCGACCCCGCAGTCGCGGATCCCCGGGTGAAGCAGGATACGGCCCAGGAGGTCCAGGCCGTCATCGCGCAGATTGCAGAGAAGTATCGAGTGGTGTTGGTCTTGAGAGACATGGAGAACTTCAGCACGTCCGAGATCGCGGCGATTCTCAATCGTCGTGAGGCGACGATCCGCTGGAGACTGGCCGAGGCCCGGATCCGATTTCAGCAGCTCTGGGAAGTGCGGCAGGGGCGCGGGCGTGCTGCTGCCGCGGCATCGGAGGGGGCCGCTCCATGA
- a CDS encoding ExeA family protein: MYEGYWKLERSAFQGATDVADFFASRTHHAALLKLKYLIENRQGAGLLTGGHGLGKTFLTHVLESDLGSSVGPVARLVFPQMSPSEMLAYLAAKLGAEAPVPESVRTDLVLRRFESRLAELARSGRHPILIVDEAHLLEPEHFQTLHLLTNLPLEAGATFTMLLVGEPELLPKVQRVGALDDRITVRTSLRPLTEEETRDYVLRRLERSGAPGGIFSREAFTSLWETSLGVPRRINQLCDLSLLVGFADCLSNVSHIEVEAAAEELAAVAVE; the protein is encoded by the coding sequence ATGTACGAAGGCTACTGGAAACTCGAGCGATCCGCGTTTCAGGGAGCGACCGACGTCGCGGACTTCTTCGCCAGCCGCACGCATCACGCCGCGCTGCTGAAACTGAAATACCTGATCGAGAATCGCCAGGGCGCCGGACTGCTGACTGGAGGGCACGGGCTTGGGAAAACATTCCTCACGCACGTCCTGGAATCGGACCTCGGCTCGAGTGTCGGTCCGGTGGCCCGTCTGGTGTTTCCGCAGATGTCTCCCTCGGAAATGCTCGCCTATCTCGCCGCCAAACTGGGGGCGGAGGCTCCGGTCCCGGAATCCGTGCGGACCGACCTTGTCCTGCGCCGTTTTGAGTCTCGGCTGGCGGAACTGGCGCGCTCCGGTCGCCATCCAATCCTGATCGTGGATGAGGCGCACCTTCTCGAACCAGAACACTTTCAGACACTTCACCTGCTGACGAATCTGCCGCTCGAGGCCGGCGCAACATTCACCATGCTTCTCGTCGGCGAACCGGAACTGCTGCCCAAGGTTCAGCGCGTCGGGGCACTCGATGACCGTATCACCGTCCGGACGTCGCTACGGCCGTTGACGGAAGAAGAAACACGTGACTACGTGCTGCGGCGGCTGGAACGCTCCGGCGCGCCCGGAGGCATCTTCTCGCGGGAGGCCTTCACGTCCCTGTGGGAGACCTCGCTCGGCGTTCCGCGTCGGATCAACCAGCTGTGCGACCTCTCCTTGCTCGTCGGATTTGCCGACTGCCTTTCCAACGTTTCGCACATCGAAGTCGAGGCGGCCGCGGAGGAACTGGCGGCCGTTGCCGTGGAATAA
- the bioD gene encoding dethiobiotin synthase, whose translation MTTVRCFITGTDTGVGKTHFSVWLIGQLRAAGYRVGAYKPVCSGVEVRDGRPTWEDADRLATAVGGEWPLDRIAPQRFEAPLAPPVAAVLESREVDEPALAAGAEWWDGRVDVLIVEGAGGWLSPISRNWTNADLAQRLASPVVLVAGNRLGVINHALLSIAEIRRTCDLAGIVLNQLAPMPTTRSSVFDAAQSNLDEIERRAGLKAWGTLTYGERPQLVCRGAEVVPDWMQLLPLGRPEWQPS comes from the coding sequence ATGACGACAGTCCGCTGCTTTATTACCGGGACGGACACCGGCGTCGGCAAGACGCATTTCAGCGTCTGGCTGATTGGCCAGTTGCGCGCCGCGGGGTATCGGGTCGGGGCCTACAAACCGGTCTGCTCTGGAGTGGAAGTGCGGGACGGGCGGCCGACCTGGGAAGACGCGGATCGCCTGGCGACAGCCGTCGGCGGCGAGTGGCCGCTCGACCGCATCGCTCCCCAGCGATTTGAGGCGCCGCTCGCCCCTCCGGTCGCCGCTGTACTCGAATCGCGAGAAGTCGACGAACCAGCGCTGGCTGCCGGCGCGGAGTGGTGGGACGGGCGGGTGGATGTCCTGATCGTCGAAGGGGCCGGGGGCTGGCTGTCGCCGATTTCACGAAACTGGACGAACGCTGACCTGGCCCAGCGCCTGGCTTCGCCCGTCGTCCTTGTCGCCGGGAACCGGCTCGGGGTCATCAACCACGCCCTGCTCTCCATCGCCGAGATCCGCAGGACCTGCGACCTGGCGGGAATCGTGCTGAACCAGCTGGCCCCAATGCCCACGACTCGGTCGTCGGTGTTTGACGCGGCCCAGTCGAATCTCGACGAGATTGAACGTCGGGCAGGCCTGAAGGCCTGGGGAACGCTCACGTACGGGGAACGGCCGCAACTCGTCTGCCGAGGTGCGGAGGTCGTTCCGGACTGGATGCAACTGTTGCCACTCGGCAGGCCGGAGTGGCAACCCTCCTGA
- a CDS encoding prenyltransferase/squalene oxidase repeat-containing protein encodes MFRVILLTAAILAAAPAFGQNSVDVTKVTGARTKGINFLKTTQAEDGSWTSPTQPGISGMVVYSLLASDVPVDDPVVAKGLKHLESFAQADGGFYAPTTSHKNYETSIILLALVEANQDGRYSQQIARAVEFLKGIQWDGVEGAAEADPAFGGQGYGRSKRPDLSNTSFFLEALTHAGVSQNDPAFKNALIFVSRCQNLKSEANNTPFADKINDGGFYYTPAAGGASMAGPPTPEGGLRSYGSMTYAGLKSMIYAGLTKDDPRVKAASDWIAKFYTLDENPGMGQQGLYYYLLTATRTFKALGQEQFTDAKGGKHPWRVEMSHRLLELQKPNGSWSNTADRWYEGDPNLVTAYSLVALTTTLDETK; translated from the coding sequence ATGTTTCGAGTCATCCTGCTGACCGCGGCGATCCTCGCCGCGGCCCCTGCGTTTGGTCAGAACTCGGTTGACGTCACGAAAGTGACTGGAGCCCGGACGAAGGGGATCAACTTCCTCAAGACGACTCAGGCCGAAGACGGAAGCTGGACGTCACCGACGCAACCCGGCATTTCGGGCATGGTGGTCTACTCGCTGCTGGCGAGCGATGTTCCCGTGGACGATCCGGTGGTCGCGAAGGGGCTGAAGCACCTCGAATCGTTCGCCCAGGCCGACGGAGGCTTTTACGCGCCGACGACGTCGCACAAGAACTACGAGACTTCCATCATCCTGCTGGCACTGGTCGAGGCGAATCAGGACGGCCGTTACTCGCAGCAGATCGCCAGGGCCGTCGAATTCCTGAAGGGAATCCAGTGGGACGGAGTTGAGGGAGCAGCGGAAGCGGATCCGGCGTTTGGCGGACAGGGCTATGGTCGGAGCAAGCGGCCTGACCTGTCGAACACCAGTTTCTTCCTGGAAGCCCTGACTCACGCGGGCGTCTCGCAGAACGACCCGGCGTTCAAGAACGCACTCATTTTCGTCTCGCGCTGCCAGAACCTGAAGAGCGAAGCGAACAACACTCCGTTCGCTGACAAGATCAACGACGGCGGGTTCTACTACACGCCGGCCGCGGGGGGCGCATCGATGGCCGGCCCGCCGACGCCTGAAGGGGGTCTTCGTTCCTACGGCAGCATGACGTACGCAGGACTGAAGAGCATGATCTACGCGGGATTGACGAAGGACGATCCGCGTGTGAAGGCGGCATCCGACTGGATCGCGAAGTTCTACACGCTGGACGAAAACCCGGGCATGGGACAGCAGGGGCTTTACTACTACCTGCTGACCGCGACGCGCACGTTCAAGGCGCTGGGCCAGGAACAGTTCACCGATGCCAAGGGCGGGAAGCACCCCTGGCGGGTGGAGATGTCGCACCGGCTGCTGGAATTGCAGAAGCCCAACGGGAGCTGGTCGAACACGGCCGACCGCTGGTATGAAGGCGATCCGAATCTGGTGACCGCGTACAGCCTGGTCGCACTGACGACAACTCTCGACGAGACGAAGTGA
- a CDS encoding zf-HC2 domain-containing protein — MKCHEAQRELALHAGEDLGDAQREAEIQAHLAQCPSCRRRHVGVKSALSALAVADAPGTYESVHSLWPALRRRIAQGDHVVSAGWSWQTAAPVIAGLVVCGGLMLSTASLLMRPVVSEPTVTEPPQPVPRSYEVYAPDNRGMRSEPASMKTGPDDAARRGAFTRRLQLPME; from the coding sequence ATGAAATGCCACGAAGCACAGCGAGAACTCGCTCTGCATGCCGGCGAGGACCTTGGCGACGCGCAGCGCGAAGCGGAGATCCAGGCCCATCTGGCGCAGTGTCCCAGCTGTCGACGCCGGCATGTCGGCGTGAAGTCCGCTTTGTCAGCGCTGGCAGTCGCTGACGCCCCGGGGACCTACGAGAGCGTCCACTCTCTCTGGCCCGCGCTGCGGCGGCGCATTGCCCAGGGAGATCATGTCGTTTCCGCAGGCTGGAGCTGGCAGACGGCGGCGCCCGTGATTGCCGGACTCGTTGTCTGTGGCGGGCTGATGCTGAGCACGGCCTCGCTCCTGATGCGGCCGGTCGTCTCGGAACCGACAGTCACAGAGCCTCCGCAACCAGTTCCCCGGAGCTATGAGGTTTATGCGCCCGACAACAGGGGAATGCGGTCGGAACCGGCTTCGATGAAAACAGGGCCAGATGACGCCGCCAGGCGCGGTGCGTTCACCCGTCGCCTCCAATTGCCGATGGAGTGA